One window from the genome of Anguilla rostrata isolate EN2019 chromosome 5, ASM1855537v3, whole genome shotgun sequence encodes:
- the LOC135255625 gene encoding dual specificity protein phosphatase 8-like isoform X2, giving the protein MPVDMVIAPPGDGFWQEAQESQMKLKIRVRRMKEGRELRGGFAAFSSCFPGLCEGKPATILPMSLSQPCLPVANVGPTRILPHLYLGSQKDVLNKDLMAQSGITYVLNASNTCPKPDFICESHFMRIPVNDNYCEKLLPWLEKTNDFIDKAKVSNCRVIVHCLAGISRSATIAIAYIMKTMGLSSDDAYRFVKDRRPSISPNFNFLGQLLEFEKGLRLRKALSAGGGARPPTEWHEEEEAEPKAQDTSASPAQGSGHALRDPEVQEAELKPASPTSLQQGLSGLHLSAERIQDTNRLKRSFSLDIRSAYAPAGCPLAPPALAVTPADQDSEDVPKLCKLDSPEAWQRPPAGESPCLAESPGSLGETRARQRRKGKPAGSAGSSPTHPLGLSLGRGGTGGGDGGGVMRKSPSLDDNLKASLLLALPGVGVGTGAVWTKHRDPAQASTPGTPTGEAPWFFGVDPSPGGGGAVRFGSGPAYVAFGCGGRAGGREGVRLREKPQERRDGRGSWHEDAPGGGGAGDKQFNRRSCQMEFEEGMAESRSREELGKIGKQSSFSGSMEIIEVS; this is encoded by the exons GGGGGTTTGCGGccttctcttcctgtttcccaGGCCTGTGTGAGGGCAAGCCGGCCACCATCCTTCCCATGAGCCTCTCCCAGCCCTGCCTGCCCGTGGCCAACGTGGGCCCCACCCGCATCCTGCCCCACCTCTACCTGGGCTCCCAGAAGGACGTGCTGAACAAG GACCTCATGGCGCAGAGCGGCATCACCTACGTGCTGAACGCCAGCAACACCTGCCCCAAGCCCGACTTCATCTGCGAGAGCCACTTCATGCGCATTCCCGTCAACGACAACTACTGCGAGAAGCTGCTGCCCTGGCTGGAGAAGACCAACGACTTCATCG ACAAGGCCAAGGTGTCGAACTGCCGAGTCATCGTGCACTGCCTGGCGGGAATATCGCGCTCGGCCACCATCGCCATCGCTTACATCATGAAGACCATGGGCCTGTCGTCAGACGACGCCTACAG GTTTGTGAAGGACCGCCGACCCTCCATTTCTCCCAACTTCAACTTCCTGGGCCAGCTGCTGGAGTTTGAGAAGGGCCTGCGTCTGAGGAAGGCCCTGtctgcggggggcggggcgaggcccCCGACCGAGTGgcacgaggaggaggaggcggagcctaaGGCCCAGGATACCAGCGCCAGCCCCGCCCAGGGGAGCGGCCACGCCCTGCGGGACCCGGAGGTACAGGAGGCGGAGCTTAAGCCGGCCTCGCCCACGTCGCTGCAGCAGGGCCTCAGCGGCCTGCACCTGTCCGCCGAGCGCATCCAGGACACCAACCGGCTCAAGCGCTCCTTCTCCCTGGACATCCGCTCGGCCTACGCCCCCGCCGGCtgccccctggccccgcccgccctgGCCGTCACCCCCGCCGACCAGGACTCGGAGGACGTGCCCAAGCTGTGCAAGCTGGACAGCCCGGAGGCCTGGCAGCGCCCCCCCGCGGGAGAGAGCCCGTGCCTGGCGGAGTCGCCCGGCTCGCTGGGGGAGACGCGGGCGCGGCAGCGGCGGAAAGGGAAGCCCGCGGGCAGCGCGGGCagctcccccacccacccgctcGGCCTCAGCCTGGGCCGCGGGGGCAccgggggcggggacgggggcggggtcatGCGCAAGAGCCCCAGCCTGGACGATAACCTGAAGGCCTCTCTCCTGCTGGCGCTGCCCGGCGTGGGCGTGGGCACGGGCGCCGTCTGGACCAAGCACAGGGACCCGGCGCAGGCCTCCACCCCCGGCACGCCCACGGGGGAGGCGCCCTGGTTCTTCGGCGTGGACCCGTCCCCCGGTGGCGGGGGGGCCGTGCGCTTCGGGTCCGGCCCCGCCTACGTGGCGTTCGGctgcggcgggcgggcgggcggccgCGAGGGCGTGCGGCTGCGGGAGAAGCCCCAGGAGCGGCGGGACGGGCGGGGCAGCTGGCACGAGGACGCgcccggcgggggcggggccggcgatAAACAGTTCAACCGGCGCAGCTGCCAGATGGAGTTCGAGGAGGGCATGGCGGAGTCGCGCTCCCGCGAGGAGCTGGGCAAGATCGGCAAGCAGTCCAGCTTCTCCGGCAGCATGGAGATCATCGAGGTGTCCTGA